tatccAAGTCCTTTATAAAATTAGATATGAGGTCCTCGCTAATCGGCTTAAAATTAAAAGCACAGGATGATAATTGCTTTGTATAGaaacttttaatattttcatatgtgTCTTGAAAAtgttctttaatttttatataattattatctgtTTCATcataatgtttatatatattgttgttCATATCGTTTATGTGTGTTTTAATAAACGATGGTAAATTCTgaaaaatttcttttttagaAAATCTATAAtctagaaaaaaaaaagatgaaaaatcATTAACGTGTCTTAAACTTCGTCCTATGCATTgattaataattttcatgGCATATTTAATTTCATATGTCTCGCACATCTTATGAACATCATCATCTGTAAggtttaaaagaaaaaaaaaaaaaaaatatacatatatatatatatatattaatatatatatatatatatatattatatttatatttatttatttatatatatatatttttttccagtgttacatattaatattttggaattttcatttttatctgTATTCATTATATCCTTTGTATATtgcttataatattttagtcttaataaatttttatcaacAACATTGTCGTGTTTAAAAAAAGGGATTCCTACTACTACAATATTTCTACATAAATCATCATAAAAATTGATTCCTTCACTTAATCTTCCATTCATAACACAAAAAAGAATACATCCATTTTGAATTCGTAAATTGACATCCAGATTTTTTATagtttcaatatttttaatataatttttgacTACTCcgtcatcattttttttttcaaagaaaacaaatttttttttttttattttattaaaaatatattctccTTCTTTATTTAGGAAGTTATAAAAATCGTttagaaaattataagaagggaagaatattatattaccatataatacattgaatgttatcatatatatatatatagctaaatttaataaatgatcATTCTTTAATCTGTtcttatatgtattatcaaTAAAATCGGATGTAACAATATTTGTTGAAAAAATACGagcaaaaatattttcttttttaaaaatataatcagaagaaaataattttatcttatttttattattatttaaaaaaagtaataaaaattctTCAATTGGATATAATGTACCACCTATTAATATAACATTACTACAATCTTTTGTAATACTTTTGAAATTACAACAAGAGCTAACACTTATAACTTCTATTTCTTTGaataaatctttttttttttttacaaataaatcttcaaaaaaaatcttAAGGTTATGGTAtgtatcatcattataatcattatcatcacaaTTATCACAataatcattatcatcattatcatcattatcatcattattattatcatttataaaacACAACTCCTCTTTTGTGTTATGATTacttttttgtaatttatttttgttattttcattaaGGGAAGAACCATTTGatgtaatatttctttttttatttttgattttattcatatcacaactatttaaaaacataatattcTCATCCCTACAATTGTAATCGTTCATGATATGCGTGGAATGATTTATTTGATTCTCatgattatttttacatgTCCCTGTTGTCGACAAATAATCGTCATTATGATTAATACAGACATAATCATATAGATTGGATTTAATAAGTTTCTGTGTGAATtcacttaatatatatatagcacTTGTTTTGAAAACAGAAAACGGAGCATGAACaaattttttgatatttttaaaatatttagatATCAAAGATTCtgtaaatattttgattCGTCTACAAAATTgcgaattatttaaaaaatttgaaatattatttaaatttaaagcATCTAATTTTGATAACaaagtatatttatttatattgattAAATTTTGTGGAACAGATGAAAAGCTTTCTAGAAGTAAATTACAATAGACaataatttgttttatcattattatattattattatttaaaacatgtttatattttttaatatattcatttaatattaatttacaaaaaaatatatgatgattTGATATACATAGAGAATtacaattattaatattctcaataatattttgtgaTTCAtcaaaaataacaatattattttttatattaatttttaaattatttcttatattttcatttaatatacatatatatggtaataatattatatcagcattttttatattttctttacttaaataataaggacatatttcaatatattcATTCTTACATATGTCTTTTATATCTTCTATatctacatttttattatttattaattttgttaTTAAACTATAATTATTAAGATTCTcaatatcttcattttctgAAGAATAATTACTACAAGAAGAAGACGAAGAAGAAGaatcataaaatattttctttttcttctcatttttttttttccatttttgtccaattttttcattatatatttctttgtaTTTGCATTTACTATTTTTGCAGCAATCGTTTAATTCGTTTacatttttgtatttttttaagaagGCCTACAAGATGATACAaccataatataaaatgtaatatattaaggttcatataaaaataaaacaaaaacatatacacacatatataaatattatatatatatatatatatatatattatatatatatatatattttttttttatacctcGTTTATGCATAAATGCTTTCTACTCCCGATgataatca
This region of Plasmodium sp. gorilla clade G2 genome assembly, chromosome: 13 genomic DNA includes:
- a CDS encoding DEAD box helicase,putative produces the protein MVEQFNEEIKKFFPFEPYKIQLNFMRLFYQVLTSSNIKKYDNLNLIYDVIQQNKNIQAILKDDTCNLIGDHLNNLKNEDIQNTEEEHIICEMKTGSGKSLTLLTSLIYWLWKHKMNLFFIKENIELKSTEPEWIKESVIEKVIEKYKHKIQQKHKIKENNLNILKKYFSFTDDKITLHKNIKITKKKCEQHEPVQKNDTFVLPDNNDEVPSDYSIDDGDKKKQIFICSRTQSQLNQYFHELKKIEKKMGKDFSINMIIIGSRKHLCINEAFLKKYKNVNELNDCCKNSKCKYKEIYNEKIGQKWKKKNEKKKKIFYDSSSSSSSCSNYSSENEDIENLNNYSLITKLINNKNVDIEDIKDICKNEYIEICPYYLSKENIKNADIILLPYICILNENIRNNLKINIKNNIVIFDESQNIIENINNCNSLCISNHHIFFCKLILNEYIKKYKHVLNNNNIIMIKQIIVYCNLLLESFSSVPQNLININKYTLLSKLDALNLNNISNFLNNSQFCRRIKIFTESLISKYFKNIKKFVHAPFSVFKTSAIYILSEFTQKLIKSNLYDYVCINHNDDYLSTTGTCKNNHENQINHSTHIMNDYNCRDENIMFLNSCDMNKIKNKKRNITSNGSSLNENNKNKLQKSNHNTKEELCFINDNNNDDNDDNDDNDYCDNCDDNDYNDDTYHNLKIFFEDLFVKKKKDLFKEIEVISVSSCCNFKSITKDCSNVILIGGTLYPIEEFLLLFLNNNKNKIKLFSSDYIFKKENIFARIFSTNIVTSDFIDNTYKNRLKNDHLLNLAIYIYMITFNVLYGNIIFFPSYNFLNDFYNFLNKEGEYIFNKIKKKKFVFFEKKNDDGVVKNYIKNIETIKNLDVNLRIQNGCILFCVMNGRLSEGINFYDDLCRNIVVVGIPFFKHDNVVDKNLLRLKYYKQYTKDIMNTDKNENSKILIYDDVHKMCETYEIKYAMKIINQCIGRSLRHVNDFSSFFFLDYRFSKKEIFQNLPSFIKTHINDMNNNIYKHYDETDNNYIKIKEHFQDTYENIKSFYTKQLSSCAFNFKPISEDLISNFIKDLDMLKKFHDTQNK